One stretch of Thermodesulfobacteriota bacterium DNA includes these proteins:
- a CDS encoding sugar dehydrogenase, protein MQRAIGLVISILALSCWGGAPRAHAGTTPLLRAEQRLALDDDAVTVQRPQGYRLELLTSRLQEPRLMTFGPGGELFIGSKSGAVYRLPPPYTEPQVLMRLSGYPHAVALRKDEILIARTGGLYRAPYQPGQTRVDPEAVRLLAPLPGGGGHSSRTVAVGPDGRVYLGLGIQGNCSDQYLGEGYPSGERRGGILVLREEGGEPRWETYGAGLRNPVGFAWQPETGVLFASNNGPDHWGFDQPPEYFSRIAPGSFHGMPWFQYDGRTLRRDDCILRPPPRPQAEVTVPEAVFPARSAPMAVAFVPAGAPDRDLAGDAIVALHGSWATRPSGGFWGDPASRRHPKLVVVRFEDGEARRVDDLVTGFQQEDGSRWARPVGLAVAPDGAIYFTSDSGTEGLFRLRPAVAE, encoded by the coding sequence TGCTGGGGGGGCGCCCCCAGGGCGCACGCCGGCACGACCCCTTTGCTCCGGGCCGAGCAGCGGCTGGCGCTGGACGATGACGCGGTCACGGTGCAGCGCCCCCAGGGCTACCGGCTGGAGCTTCTGACCAGTCGCCTCCAGGAGCCGCGGCTCATGACCTTCGGCCCTGGCGGGGAGCTCTTCATCGGCTCCAAATCCGGTGCCGTCTACCGGCTGCCACCCCCCTACACCGAGCCCCAGGTGCTGATGCGCCTGTCCGGCTATCCCCATGCCGTGGCGCTCCGCAAGGACGAGATCCTCATCGCCCGCACCGGCGGCCTCTACCGGGCACCGTACCAGCCAGGGCAGACCCGGGTGGATCCGGAAGCGGTCCGGCTTCTTGCCCCTCTCCCCGGCGGCGGCGGGCACAGCAGCCGTACGGTGGCCGTCGGCCCGGACGGCCGGGTCTACCTCGGCCTCGGCATCCAGGGGAACTGCAGCGACCAGTATCTGGGGGAGGGGTATCCCTCCGGCGAGCGCCGGGGCGGCATCCTGGTGCTCCGGGAGGAAGGGGGGGAGCCGCGCTGGGAGACGTACGGCGCCGGTCTCCGGAACCCGGTGGGCTTCGCCTGGCAGCCGGAGACCGGCGTGCTCTTTGCCAGCAACAACGGCCCGGACCATTGGGGCTTCGACCAGCCGCCGGAGTATTTCAGCCGCATCGCCCCGGGCTCCTTCCATGGCATGCCCTGGTTCCAGTACGACGGCCGGACCCTCCGGCGGGATGACTGTATCCTCCGCCCGCCGCCCCGGCCCCAGGCCGAGGTCACGGTGCCCGAGGCCGTCTTCCCGGCCCGGAGCGCGCCCATGGCGGTGGCCTTTGTGCCGGCCGGGGCACCGGACCGCGACCTGGCGGGCGACGCCATCGTCGCCCTGCACGGCTCCTGGGCCACCCGGCCCAGCGGCGGCTTCTGGGGTGATCCGGCCAGCCGCCGGCACCCCAAGCTGGTGGTGGTGCGCTTCGAGGACGGCGAGGCCCGGCGGGTGGACGATCTGGTCACCGGCTTCCAGCAGGAGGACGGCTCCCGCTGGGCCCGGCCGGTGGGACTGGCCGTGGCCCCGGACGGAGCCATCTACTTCACCAGTGACAGCGGCACCGAAGGGCTCTTCCGCCTGCGGCCGGCGGTGGCCGAGTAG
- a CDS encoding roadblock/LC7 domain-containing protein, which translates to MNYGIVDERQLEGIEAALKEDLIAIGVECVLLIDTAGNTVAKCDNGRCTYDTYALAALAAGNFATVDSMAKIVGEKEFSLLFHRGERSSIHFSKVTDDLLLISMFNRDLSLGLLRLKVAALIEKIRALCGQPAASG; encoded by the coding sequence ATGAACTACGGCATCGTGGATGAGCGGCAGCTCGAAGGGATCGAAGCTGCCTTGAAAGAGGATCTCATTGCCATTGGCGTCGAATGCGTGCTCCTCATCGACACCGCTGGCAACACCGTGGCCAAGTGCGACAACGGCCGCTGCACCTACGACACCTATGCCCTGGCCGCCCTGGCCGCGGGCAACTTCGCCACCGTGGATTCCATGGCCAAGATCGTCGGCGAAAAAGAGTTTTCTCTTCTTTTTCACCGCGGCGAGCGCTCCAGCATCCATTTCAGCAAGGTGACCGATGACCTTCTGCTGATCAGCATGTTCAACCGGGATCTGTCCCTGGGTCTCTTGCGGCTGAAGGTGGCCGCCCTGATCGAGAAGATTCGGGCCCTTTGCGGCCAGCCGGCCGCCAGCGGCTAG
- a CDS encoding C1 family peptidase translates to MAIMHGMGWERDLPDFRDLTPESAAIDGIRSQSKAFQGQAKKPAAVDLRAWCSAIEDQGQLGSCTANAGVGLLEYFQRRAFGKHLDGSRLFLYKTTRSLLGWTGDQGAYLRATMKAMVLFGVPPESYWPYDIPRFDTEPPAFCYAFGQSYQAIKYYRLDPPGQSTDKTLAILKAGLAAGLPAMFGFTVYSSIPAAGDGKGEIPFPVPGDAVEGGHAVVAVGYDDKKKIGAETGAICIRNSWGRGWGEGGYGWLPYAYVLAGLAVDFWSLVQAEFVDTDLFQ, encoded by the coding sequence ATGGCAATCATGCACGGTATGGGTTGGGAAAGGGACCTCCCGGACTTCCGGGATCTGACCCCGGAATCGGCGGCCATCGACGGCATCCGCAGCCAGTCCAAGGCGTTCCAGGGGCAAGCCAAGAAACCGGCGGCGGTGGACCTCCGGGCCTGGTGCTCGGCGATCGAGGATCAGGGGCAGCTGGGCTCCTGCACCGCCAACGCCGGCGTCGGCCTCCTGGAGTACTTCCAGCGCCGGGCCTTCGGCAAGCACCTCGACGGCTCCCGCCTCTTCCTCTACAAGACCACCCGCAGCCTTCTGGGCTGGACCGGCGACCAGGGGGCCTATCTGCGGGCCACCATGAAGGCGATGGTCCTCTTCGGCGTGCCGCCGGAGAGCTACTGGCCTTACGACATCCCCCGCTTCGACACCGAGCCTCCGGCCTTCTGCTACGCCTTCGGCCAGAGCTACCAGGCCATCAAGTACTACCGCCTGGACCCGCCGGGTCAGTCCACGGACAAGACCCTGGCCATCCTCAAGGCCGGGCTGGCTGCCGGTCTGCCGGCCATGTTCGGCTTCACGGTTTACAGCTCCATCCCGGCCGCCGGCGACGGCAAGGGCGAGATCCCCTTCCCCGTGCCGGGGGATGCTGTGGAGGGGGGCCATGCCGTGGTGGCGGTGGGCTACGACGACAAGAAGAAGATCGGCGCCGAGACCGGAGCGATCTGCATCCGCAACTCCTGGGGCCGGGGCTGGGGCGAGGGCGGCTACGGCTGGCTGCCCTACGCCTATGTGCTGGCCGGCCTGGCGGTGGACTTCTGGTCCCTGGTCCAGGCCGAATTCGTGGACACCGATCTGTTCCAATAA
- a CDS encoding DUF4388 domain-containing protein, with product MSLLEKRFTVTEMRDCPLYVSEDQFTLEGIALAPPAGKPVCLFLSRVITGLLSQDLEAEVGAETVPRKEFNCPGCSGIIKLTVGEATRYQTRQMQILAQAAKKEQARKLGTLANLLSTFSFFQALEEESLKDIVSCLTMKAFEPEETILHIGHPGRNLYIVVSGQVALLNSHDLTFGFLSQGEIFGEMSLISGRPISATVRAVDAVKVLVLSGKDLSHILARHPHLQMAFTRLLVQRFSSALAQRDEIASGMQGRLLELSAAEILQMLHDNTKTGVVDLDLPAGKAKVIFVDGEVVSARYRSDKGTAAFFAILKERDGRFVFTPSVPLEDMRRPPIGGFMNLLMEGLRQIDEENAGGGRPVARAE from the coding sequence ATGAGTCTTCTTGAGAAGCGTTTCACGGTCACCGAGATGCGGGACTGCCCCCTGTATGTGAGCGAGGACCAGTTCACGCTGGAGGGCATCGCCTTGGCCCCGCCGGCGGGCAAGCCGGTCTGCCTGTTCCTGTCCCGGGTGATCACCGGCCTGCTCTCCCAGGACCTGGAGGCCGAGGTGGGTGCCGAGACGGTGCCCAGGAAGGAGTTCAACTGCCCGGGCTGCTCCGGCATCATCAAGCTGACGGTGGGTGAGGCCACCCGCTACCAGACCCGGCAGATGCAGATCCTGGCCCAGGCGGCCAAGAAGGAGCAGGCCAGAAAGCTGGGCACCCTGGCCAACCTCTTGTCCACCTTCTCCTTTTTTCAGGCCCTGGAGGAGGAATCCCTGAAGGATATCGTCTCCTGCCTGACCATGAAGGCCTTCGAGCCGGAGGAAACGATCCTCCACATCGGGCACCCGGGCCGCAACCTGTATATTGTAGTCTCCGGCCAGGTGGCGCTCCTGAACAGCCATGATCTCACCTTCGGCTTTCTGTCCCAGGGCGAGATCTTCGGCGAGATGAGCCTCATCAGCGGCCGGCCCATCAGTGCCACGGTCCGGGCGGTGGACGCCGTGAAGGTGCTGGTCCTCTCCGGCAAGGATCTCAGCCATATCCTGGCCCGCCATCCCCATCTGCAGATGGCCTTCACCCGGCTCCTGGTGCAGCGTTTTTCCTCGGCCCTCGCCCAGCGGGACGAGATTGCCAGTGGCATGCAGGGCCGGCTGCTGGAGCTGTCGGCGGCAGAGATTTTGCAAATGCTTCATGACAACACCAAGACCGGGGTGGTGGATCTGGACCTGCCGGCCGGCAAGGCCAAGGTCATCTTCGTGGACGGCGAGGTGGTGTCGGCCCGCTACCGCAGCGACAAGGGCACGGCGGCCTTCTTCGCCATCCTCAAGGAGCGGGACGGCCGCTTCGTCTTCACCCCATCTGTGCCCCTGGAGGACATGCGGCGGCCACCTATCGGCGGCTTCATGAACCTGCTCATGGAGGGGCTGCGGCAGATCGACGAGGAGAACGCCGGCGGCGGCCGCCCGGTCGCCCGGGCAGAGTGA
- a CDS encoding zinc-ribbon domain-containing protein has product MDVSCKSCGGRFHLPDEKVPPNTVVALPCPKCHEKIVVDTRVAVPAPAEEPELFGDDVELALLCLAGSEDRNQTILAAVSQLGFRAVPADNFERFDNLLRFNRFGLVLLDEGFDPRNGRNPTLELLQAMPMSVRREMIVGLITSRFPTFDSIHAFGLSVDFIMSPQDLKAISQILKKAISEHEQTYKVFTECQQLATK; this is encoded by the coding sequence ATGGATGTATCGTGCAAGTCCTGTGGCGGCCGCTTCCATCTCCCGGATGAGAAGGTGCCGCCGAACACGGTTGTCGCCCTGCCCTGTCCCAAGTGCCACGAGAAGATCGTGGTCGACACCCGGGTGGCCGTGCCGGCGCCGGCCGAGGAGCCGGAGCTCTTCGGCGACGATGTGGAGCTGGCCCTCCTGTGCCTGGCCGGCAGCGAGGACCGCAACCAGACCATCCTGGCGGCGGTCAGCCAGCTCGGCTTCCGCGCCGTGCCGGCAGACAACTTCGAGCGCTTCGACAACCTGCTGCGCTTCAACCGCTTCGGCCTGGTGCTCCTGGACGAGGGCTTCGATCCGCGGAACGGCCGCAACCCCACCCTGGAGCTGTTGCAGGCCATGCCGATGAGCGTGCGGCGGGAGATGATCGTCGGCCTCATCACCAGCCGTTTCCCCACCTTCGACTCCATCCACGCCTTCGGTCTGTCCGTGGACTTCATCATGAGCCCGCAGGATCTCAAGGCCATCAGCCAGATCCTGAAGAAGGCCATCAGCGAGCACGAGCAGACCTACAAGGTCTTCACCGAGTGCCAGCAGCTGGCGACCAAATAG
- a CDS encoding GTPase domain-containing protein, which translates to MAFINIKNKEVQVKIVYYGPGRGGKTTNLEFINDKYRHLLKTEMVSLKTHGDRTLFFDFLPFDIGKIKGYEVRIQLYTVPGQVKYNATRKLVLKGVDGVVFVADAQVEQREKNIESLNNLQENLASYNLDILKIPLVMQYNKMDLKSSGVPVLPVETLQQDLNSRLRAPAFEASALTGGNVIATLKKIISMTLAAIQKELV; encoded by the coding sequence TTGGCATTCATCAATATCAAGAACAAGGAGGTGCAGGTCAAGATCGTCTACTACGGTCCTGGCCGGGGTGGCAAGACCACCAACCTCGAGTTCATCAACGACAAGTATCGGCATCTGTTGAAGACGGAGATGGTCAGCCTGAAAACCCATGGCGACCGGACGCTGTTCTTCGATTTCCTGCCCTTCGACATCGGCAAGATCAAAGGCTACGAGGTGCGCATCCAGCTCTACACCGTGCCTGGCCAGGTCAAGTACAATGCCACCCGCAAGCTGGTCCTGAAAGGGGTGGACGGGGTGGTGTTCGTAGCCGATGCCCAGGTGGAGCAGCGGGAGAAGAACATCGAATCTCTCAACAACCTGCAGGAGAACCTCGCCTCGTACAACCTGGACATCCTCAAGATCCCCCTGGTGATGCAGTACAACAAGATGGATCTCAAGTCCAGCGGTGTGCCGGTGCTCCCGGTGGAGACCTTGCAGCAGGACCTGAACAGCCGCCTGCGCGCGCCGGCCTTCGAGGCCAGCGCCCTGACTGGTGGCAACGTCATTGCCACCCTCAAGAAGATCATTTCCATGACCTTGGCCGCCATCCAAAAGGAGCTGGTGTAA